A stretch of the Acidobacteriota bacterium genome encodes the following:
- a CDS encoding NAD-dependent succinate-semialdehyde dehydrogenase — protein sequence MDARTTIPLGDPALFRQQCYVNGRWTDARSGDAVEVDNPATREVIGTVPAFGRDETRAAIEAADAAWRGWRARPAKERAGLLRRWFELMMAYQDDLAGLMTSEQGKPLAESRGEIAYAASFVEWFAEEAKRVYGDVINHPQRGKRIVVLKQPIGVVASITPWNFPAAMITRKCAPALAAGCPVVIRPASQTPFTALALAELTDRAGIPPGVVNVVTGPSGPMGAELTSNPTVRKLSFTGSTEVGKLLMSQCAATVKKVSLELGGNAPFIVFDDADLDAAVAGAMASKYRNAGQTCVCANRVLVQDGVYDAFAARMAEAVAGLQVGNGLDEGTQQGPLIDLRAVEKVEEHIADAVGKGAAVAVGGGRHALGGSFFQPTLLTGVTPAMAVAREETFGPVAPLFRFATEDEAIRMANDTEFGLAAYFYSRDIGRVWRVSEGLEYGIVGVNEGIISNEVAPFGGVKESGIGREGSKYGMDDFVEIKYLCMGGIDA from the coding sequence ATGGATGCCAGGACGACGATTCCCCTCGGCGACCCCGCCCTCTTCCGCCAGCAGTGCTACGTGAATGGTCGCTGGACCGACGCGCGGAGCGGTGACGCCGTCGAGGTCGACAACCCGGCGACGCGCGAGGTCATCGGCACGGTGCCCGCTTTCGGCCGGGACGAGACGCGGGCCGCCATCGAGGCCGCCGACGCGGCGTGGCGCGGGTGGCGCGCGCGCCCGGCGAAAGAGCGCGCCGGGCTGCTGCGCCGCTGGTTCGAGCTGATGATGGCGTACCAGGACGACCTCGCCGGGCTGATGACCAGCGAGCAGGGCAAGCCGCTGGCCGAGTCGCGCGGCGAGATCGCCTACGCGGCGTCGTTCGTCGAGTGGTTCGCCGAGGAGGCCAAGCGCGTCTACGGCGACGTCATCAATCATCCCCAGCGCGGGAAGCGGATCGTGGTCCTGAAGCAGCCGATCGGCGTCGTCGCCTCGATCACGCCGTGGAACTTTCCGGCCGCGATGATCACCCGCAAGTGCGCCCCGGCGCTCGCGGCGGGCTGCCCCGTCGTCATCCGGCCCGCGTCGCAGACGCCGTTCACGGCCCTGGCGCTGGCGGAACTCACCGACCGGGCGGGAATCCCGCCCGGCGTGGTCAACGTCGTCACCGGCCCGTCCGGCCCGATGGGGGCCGAGTTGACCTCGAACCCGACCGTCCGCAAGTTGTCGTTCACCGGATCGACCGAGGTCGGCAAGCTCCTGATGTCGCAATGCGCCGCGACGGTCAAGAAGGTCAGCCTCGAGCTGGGCGGCAACGCGCCGTTCATCGTGTTCGACGACGCGGACCTCGACGCGGCGGTGGCCGGAGCGATGGCCTCGAAGTACCGCAACGCGGGACAGACCTGCGTCTGCGCCAACCGCGTGCTGGTGCAGGACGGGGTCTACGACGCGTTCGCGGCCAGGATGGCCGAGGCGGTCGCCGGACTGCAGGTCGGCAACGGGCTGGATGAGGGGACGCAGCAGGGCCCGCTCATCGACCTGCGGGCGGTCGAGAAGGTCGAGGAGCATATCGCGGACGCGGTCGGCAAGGGCGCGGCGGTCGCGGTGGGCGGCGGGCGCCACGCCCTCGGCGGCAGCTTCTTCCAACCGACCCTGCTCACCGGCGTCACTCCCGCGATGGCGGTGGCGCGCGAGGAGACGTTCGGCCCGGTGGCGCCGCTGTTCCGCTTCGCGACCGAGGACGAGGCGATCCGCATGGCGAACGACACCGAGTTCGGTCTCGCCGCCTACTTCTACAGCCGCGACATCGGCCGCGTCTGGCGCGTCTCCGAGGGCCTGGAGTACGGGATCGTGGGGGTCAATGAGGGGATCATCTCGAACGAAGTGGCGCCGTTCGGCGGCGTCAAGGAATCGGGAATCGGGCGCGAGGGGTCGAAGTACGGCATGGACGACTTCGTCGAGATCAAGTACCTGTGCATGGGCGGCATCGACGCCTAG